The genomic window TCATAAGAATTTGACGCCAAAAGAGCAAGCTAGGGAAGTTGCAAAGGTCAAACGTTTTGAGTCCGGCGTTTTACGTGATCCGATCACTATTCCGCCAACTACAAAAATCCGCGATGTGATTGCTTTGTCTCAACAGTATGGGATTAGTGGTTTCCCTGTGGTTGAGGGGAAAACTGTTGTCGGGATAATCACTAATCGAGATTTGCGTTTTGAGCAAGAGCTTGATGCTGAGGTGAGAGCCAAGATGACACCGCGTGACAAACTAGTGTTTGTGACAGAAGGTGCGGATTTGGCTGAAGCCAAGCGTCTGATGAATAAACATCGCTTAGAGCGCGTACTTGTTGTCGATGATGCGTTTGAATTGCGCGGTCTCATTACAGTTAAAGATATACAAAAATCAACTGAGCATCCTTTTGCATCCAAAGATGATCAAGGTAAATTGCGGGTTGGGGCTGCTGTTGGAGTCGGTGCTGACAATGATGAGCGCATCGATTTACTTGCCAAGGCAGGTGTTGATGTGATTGTGGTCGATACTGCGCACGGTCATTCTAAAGGCGTTTTGGATCGCGTTAGATGGGTGAAAACTAAATACCCACATATCGAAGTTATAGGCGGCAATATCGCGACGGCTGCAGCAGCCTTGGCTTTGGTTGAGCACGGTGCCGATGCGGTTAAAGTTGGTATCGGTCCTGGTTCTATCTGCACTACTCGTATTGTCGCTGGTGTGGGCGTCCCGCAAATTACCGCTATTGCCAACGTGGCAAATGCACTCAAGGGAACGGGAGTTCCTTGTATCGCCGATGGTGGTGTCCGCTTTTCTGGTGATGTGGCCAAGGCTTTGGCTGCGGGTGCGTCGACTGTAATGATGGGCAGTATATTTGCTGGCACAGAAGAGGCACCAGGTGAGGTGATCTTATTTCAGGGGCGTAGTTACAAGTCCTACCGTGGTATGGGTAGCTTGGGTGCTATGGCTGACGGCTCGGCGGATCGTTATTTTCAAGATGCTACGAATAACGCTGATAAGTTGGTGCCCGAAGGCATAGAAGGCCGCGTCGCATATAAAGGCAGTGTCTTGGCTATCATTTATCAATTGGTAGGTGGCGTGCGTTCTTCTATGGGTTATTGTGGTTGTGCTTCCATTGAAGAGTTACGTACTAAAGCCGAATTTGTTGAAATTACCTCAGCGGGTATGCGTGAATCTCATGTGCATGATGTGCAGATTACCAAAGAGGCACCAAATTACCACGCGGAGTAATTTGTTATCGGAATAGTGATGATCTTTGGCGAGAGGAGGGTGCTATGACAGTACAGTTGGAACGCTCTAATCCCGCCACAGTACTTACTGTGACTGCCGCTTACGAAGCCTTGCTGTCCGAAAAGTATGAGGCCAGGATCAGACGAATTGAACGTTTGGGCGTGAAGCTTTTTGGCGTGGCGAATTGCCTGGTCAGTCTGGGCGATTTGTCGGATCGAGCCTATCATGGTGAGCATTCTATGAATGCCTTGGAGGCCATGTTTTGCGATGGTCTTGCTGTTCCTGATGAGATTCTGGTGGTTAATGATGCGACGCTTGATGCGAAACTTGCGCTCAATCGGTTTGTCGCAGGTGCGCCGCATATACGGTTTTATGCGGCGCATCCTATTTTGGATTCTTCTCGAAATATTATTGGTTGCGTCTCACTAATCGATTATCTCCCTAGGGAGTTTGATGACGAGAATAGACAGATTTTTGCTGATTTGCTGGTAATGGTCGAGCGTGAGTTACTCATGCTTTCCATGTACAAGATACAAGTAGACTTAATCAAGCAAAATCGAAATCTAAAACGAGATTCTTTGATCGATCCAATTTTAGGCACCTGGAACAAGGGGGCGATCGTCAGGTCTTTGCGGATAGAGATGGAGCGTTGCAATAAGGCTGAGAAGCCACTGGCTTTGCTAGTGGTAAGCTTGGATCAGATCGCCACTATCCTTGCTGCGCATGGAACTGCGATTGGTGACATGGTACTGGTTAAAATGATTAGCCGGATACGCTCTTGCATTAGGCCGTTTGATGCCTTGGGTCGTTTCGGTAATGATGTTTTTCTCATGGTTTTACCTGGTGCATCGCGTCTGGTTGCAACTGCTGTTGCCGAGAGAATACGCTTAACCATTATGTCTAATCCTGAGGAAATCGACGAGGCATCAGTGCCCTTAACAATTAGCGCCGGAATTGTATCAACGGATACCTTCCCGGATGCGGAGCCTGAAATACTCATAAGTTATGCAGAAAAAGCCCTGCTATCAGCCAAGACGGCAGGAAACAACCGCGTTGTATCGGCAATGGTCGAACAACCTGACATTATTATTTAAACTATGCACTCAAAAATACTCATTCTTGATTTTGGCTCGCAAGTCACTCAATTGATCGCCAGACGTGTTCGCGATTCCGGTGTGTTTTCCGAAGTCTTTCCTTACGACGTCAGTGATGAATTTATCCGTAACTATGGTGCATCAGGCATTATCTTATCCGGTGGTCCTAGTAGTGTTACGGAAGGTGATACGCCACGTGCACCTGTTGCAGTATTCGATGCTGGCGTTCCAGTTCTTGGTATTTGCTATGGCATGCAGACCATGGCAGAGCAACTTGGCGGTAAGGTCGAGAATGGTAAAGTACGCGAATTTGGTTATGCAGAAGTGCGCGCCCGTGGCCATACAAGCTTGTTGAACGGGATTAATGATTTCGTTACTGCCGAAGGCCATGGCATGCTGAAAGTCTGGATGAGTCATGGCGATAAAGTCATTGATATGCCAGCCGGTTTTAAATTGATGGCCTCTACTGATAATTGCCCTATCGCGGCGATGGCGGATGAAGAGCGTCGTTTTTATGCGGTTCAATTCCATCCTGAAGTGACGCACACTGTACAAGGCGAAGCCATCATAGGTCGCTTCGTGCACGAAATTTGCGGTTGTAAATCAGACTGGAATATGCCCGATTATATCGCTGAAGCGGTCGCTTCGATTCGTGCGCAGGTCGGTGATGATGAGGTAATTCTCGGTTTGTCCGGCGGAGTTGATAGTAGTGTGGCTGCAGCTTTGATACACCGCGCGATCGGTGATAAATTGACTTGCGTCTTTGTTGATCATGGCCTGTTGCGCCTTGATGAAGGCAAAATGGTCATGGAAATGTTTAGTAAAAACCTCGGTGTTAAAGTCATACAGGTGAATGCCGAACAGCAGTTCATGGGGCATTTGGCTGGTGTCACAGATCCGGAAGCCAAGCGTAAGATTATTGGTCGTGAATTCGTCGAAGTGTTTCAGGTTGAGTCAGCCAAGTTGAGCAATGCCAAATGGCTGGCGCAAGGAACGATTTATCCCGATGTGATCGAAAGTGCTGGTAAGGGCAAAAAAGGGCATACCATTAAGAGTCATCATAATGTAGGCGGCTTGCCAGATACTCTGAATTTGAAATTATTAGAGCCCTTGCGCGAGTTGTTCAAGGACGAAGTGCGTAAGTTAGGTGTTGCCTTAGGTCTGCCACACGGCATGGTGTACCGCCATCCTTTCCCGGGCCCTGGTCTTGGTGTACGCATACTCGGCGAAGTGAAGAAAGAATTCGCCGATTTACTACGTCGCGCTGATGCTATTTTCATCGAGGAGTTGCGCAATACCTTGGTAGATACCGCGGCCGCTGACAGTAAGTTGAATTGGTACGATGCGACTAGTCAGGCCTTTGCGGTATTTTTACCAGTCAAATCTGTCGGTGTGATGGGTGACGGCCGTACCTATGAATATGTGGTGGCATTACGTGCCGTGCAAACTCTCGATTTCATGACGGCGCAATGGGCACATCTGCCGCACGATTTGTTAGGCAAGGTTTCTAACCGTATCATCAATGAAGTCCGTGGCATTAATCGCGTGGTCTATGATATCTCTGGCAAACCACCCGCAACGATAGAGTGGGAATAATCGTATGGGGATTCGCGCGTCGTGACGTATAGCATCAAAGAGAGTTTTTATACACTGCAGGGCGAAGGTAATCATGCTGGACGCCCGGCAGTATTTTGTCGCTTTACCGGATGCAATCTGTGGAGCGGCAGAGAAGAAGATAGGTCGTCTGCCGTGTGCCAGTTTTGCGATACTGACTTCGTCGGCGTCAATGGTGAGGGCGGTGGTAAATTCAAAACTGCACTAGCCTTAGCCGAGCGCATTAATAGCTTATGGCCGACATCCTATCCGCAAACAAAATATGTGGTGTTCACCGGTGGTGAGCCACTATTGCAGCTCGATGCCAACTTAATCAAGGCCATGCATCAGTTCGGCTTTGAAATTGCCATTGAAACTAATGGCACTTTGCCGGTTCCTGAGGGCGTAGATTGGGTCTGTGTCAGTCCCAAGATGGGTTCCAAGTTGGTCGTGCTCAAGGGCAGCGAACTAAAAGTGGTAATTCCTCAACTGGGGCAACCCATGAGTGAATACGCATCCTTGGACTTTGAACATTTTTTTGTGCAGGCCATGGATGGCCCGTTACAAGCAGACAATTTGCGCTTGGCAATCGACTATTGCAAAGCGCACCCTCAGTGGAAGTTAAGTGTGCAAACTCACAAACTTCTTCAAATACCCTAAATTCGCTGTACAGGCCTGACCATGCTCACCATCACTAGAAAAGTAGAATTCGATACCGGACATCGAATTCCTGACCACAATAGCCAATGCCGTAATCTGCATGGGCATCGCTATACCTTGCTGATCACCTTGACCGGCGATGTCGTTGAAAAAGACGGTGAGTCGGATAATGGCATGATTATGGATTTTGGCGATATCAAAGCACTGGCCAATCAATATTTGGTGGATCTTTGGGATCATGCCTTTATCGTGTATGAAAAAGATAGCGTCGTGCGTGAATTTTTGGAGAGCATGCCGAATCATAAGACGGTAGTGATCGACCGGGTTCCTACGGTAGAAAATCTAGCTAAGATCGCCTTTGATATTTTAAAAAATGTGTATCACGATCGCTATGGTCGGCATATGTCTTTGTCTAAAGTCACCTTGTACGAAACACCCAATTGCTGGGCTGAGATCGACGCTTAGCGACCAATAAATCCCTATGACCGATCTCGATTTTATGGCCGAGGCCTATCTGGAGGCGCAAAAAGCGAGGGCGGCTGGCGAAGTGCCGGTCGGTGCGGTGATCGTCAAGGATGGTGTAGTGATAGCACGTGGCTACAATCATCCTATAGGCAAACATGACCCTACCGCGCATGCTGAGATCGTCGCACTCAGGGCGGCGGCCCAATTACTTGGTAACTACCGGTTGCCCGGTTGCGAATTATTTGTCACGCTGGAGCCTTGCATGATGTGCGCGGGTGCCATGATGCATGCGCGCCTGGCCAGAGTCGTGTACGGTGCCAGCGATCCTAAAACCGGCGTCTGTGGCTCGGTACTCAATTTGTTTGAACAAGAAAAACTCAATCATCATACTGCCCTCGATGCGGGCGTAATGGCGGACCAATGCAGCCAAATGTTGAAAGATTTTTTCGCGAGTAGGCGCCTTGCGTTGGCAGAGAAGAAAAAATTCGCCTTAAACGCTTTGAACATTGCCAGCGCAGATACTTTACTTCCATCAGAAGACTTAAAATGAAAATTTCCCTCGCCAAGGGCTTGCCTGAAAATCCAGGGATCGCTATCGTCGCAGTCAGCGGTTGCGCCTTGGATGGTATTGCCGTGGAACGTGGTTTGCAGCTTTTGCGTGAGCGCGGTTTTGTGGTTCACAACTATTACGATCACGCTCAAATATACCAACGCTTTGGTGCGACTGATGTGCAGCGTCTTGATCAGTTGCATGCAGCGATTGATAATCCAGATGTACAGATCGTGATGGCCTTGCGTGGCAGCTATGGTTTGTCGCGCTTATTGCCGCATATCGATTACAAAAAAATAGCTGAGAGTAAAAAGTATCTAGTCGGTCATAGTGATTTTAATGCCCTACAATTGGCCATGTTGGCTAAAACTGATACCTCTAGTTTTTGCGGTCCCATGTTATGCGATGATTTTTCGCGTGAAGATATCAGTACTTATACCCACCAGCAGTTTTTTGATTGCATCAAAAATACACAGCATGAGATTTACTTCGAGGATGCAGAGAGTATAGATCTCGAGGTCTCAGGGCGTTTGTGGGGCGGCAATCTGGCGATGTTATGTCATCTGCTTGGTACCGAATATTTTCCACGGATTGATGATGGAATTTTGTTTGTCGAAGACATTGCAGAGCATCCCTTCCGAGTCGAGCGCATGATGCTGCAACTGCATTATTCTGGTGTTCTACAGCGCCAGAAAGCCATCGTGTTCGGAAATTTCTCTGCCTATAAATTGGCAGCACATGATAATGGCTACGATTTTGAGCAAATGATAGGCTATCTGCGTAGCGTGCTCAGTGTGCCTATCATCACTGGTTTGCCGTTTGGGCATATCAAGGAAAAGGCTAGCCTGGTGATGGGCAGCGACGCCCAATTACTGGTGAGTGCAGGTCGGGTTCGTCTTGCTATGGCTTACTAAAGGTCTCTTCTTTGCATAAAAAGCAGTCTGAGTATGCTTTAATCAGACTACCCACTATCTGCTTTTTTTCTTCTCTTCTCTTCTCTTCTCTTCTCTTCTCTTCTCTTCTTGCGGTGTGACATAAGGCCCTGTCGTTATTTGGACTAGCTTTTTAAATAATTCTTTACCTCTATATAGTTTAGGTTTAAAGTAAATTTTTCCGACCTTGTTCTTGTCCGTAAATTGAGTCTTTCAGTGGATCATTTGCTTACCTCGCACTCGTCTTTTAGCTGATGATATTTTTTTCGTAAAAATCGACCATTTTTTGATGTGTATGGAGTAGTGATGACTTCAGAGACTCGCCCAAAATCCGCTCATCTAGATAGTTTTGCCTACAATCATTTGCCGCCGCGCGTGCTGTGGCCAGACTTGATTTTTACTTTGCCGCAGCTGCACTATCCGGAGCGCCTCAATTGCGTCAGCGAATTGCTGGGCAAGATGGATCAGCCAGAACTACGCGATCGAGTAGCGATACGCACCTATACCGAGAGCTGGACTTACGCCAGATTGATCGCCAGCGTGAATCAGATCGCCCACGTCTTGCAACAGGATATGCAGCTAGTACCTGGTAAGCGCGTCTTGTTGCGCGGAGCGAATAACCCCATGATGGCGGCCTGTACTCTGGCGGTGCTCAAGGCAGGTTGTATCGCGGTGCCGACCATGCCTTTACTGCGCGCTAAAGAGTTGGGCGTGATTGTCGCAAAGGCAGAAATATCGGCGGCACTTTGCTCTGCCTCATTGCGTGATGAAATGGTATTTGTTGAAGAAAATTCTAGCCACCTAAAACAAGTGATTTACTTTAATGAGACTGGCGAGACTGGCGAGACTGGCGAGACTGGTGAGACTTCGCTGGAATCTTTAATGCAGAGTAAGTCGATAGAGTTTGCTGCGGTCGATACTTTGGCGGAAGATATTTGCCTGATTAGTTTTACTTCCGGCACCACAGGTATGCCCAAGGGCACCATGCATTTTCATAGAGATTTATTGGCAATTTGCGATTGCTTCCCGCGCTCAGTGCTGGCAACTCAGTCGGATGATGTGTTTATCGGGACGCCGCCGCTGGCCTTCACTTTTGGCCTTGGCGGCTTACTCTTGTTCCCGCTCAGAGTAGGTGCGAGCACCGTCTTATTAGAAAAACTCACGCCAGAAACTTTGCTCAAAGGCATAGCCGATTTTGGCGCGACTATTTGTTTTACTGCGCCGACCTTTTACCGGCAAATGGCGGTATTGGCTAAATCCTTCGATCTCACGCGCTTACAGAAAACCGTCTCGGCGGGCGAAGCGCTACCCGTGTCTACCCGCGAAGCCTGGCAGCAAGCTACGGGCTTGGTCATGATCGACGGCATAGGCGCGACCGAGATGCTGCACATCTTTATTTCTGCCGCTGGGGAGCAGGTTCGTAGCGGTGCCACCGGCAAGGTGATCCCGGGCTATCAGGCCTGCGTCCTCGACGAGACCGGTAATGTACTTGGCCCTGGCCTTGTGGGGCGTCTGGCGGTCAAAGGGCCAACTGGTTGCCGTTACCTTGCCGATACGCGTCAAGCAAACTATGTCTGTAATGGCTGGAACCTGACCGGAGACTCTTACCAGATGGACGTCGATGGCTATTTTTGGTATCGGGCCCGTAGTGACGATATGATTATTTCGGCAGGCTACAATATTGCCGGTCCCGAGGTCGAAGAGATCGTGTTGATGCATGCGGCAGTGGCCGAGTGTGCCGTGGTCGGTTTGCCGGATGAAGAGCGAGGTCAAAAGGTGACTGCTTTTGTGGTCTTAAAGCCTGATCAGATCGCCTCACCAGAGCTGATTAAGCAGATCCAGGATTTAGTGAAAGACACCATCGCTCCGTATAAATATCCGCGAGCTATTGAGTTTTGCAGCTCTTTACCAAGAACCGAGACCGGCAAAATTCAGCGCTTTAAACTGCGCCAAATAGGTCTGGCGAAAGCATCAATAGTATGAATAGCATGAATATTTTATGTATAGGTGGCGGTCCCGCCGGGTTGTACTTCAGCCTGCTGATGAAGCAGCAAAACCCAGCGCATCAGATCACGGTGGTGGAGCGTAATCGACCTTATGATACCTTTGGTTGGGGCGTGGTGTTTTCTGATCAGACCTTGGCAAATCTAGTCAATGCCGATGCGCCAACTGCACGTGCAATTTTGCAAGCCTTTAATCATTGGGATGATATTGATGTCCATTTTAAAGGCCAGGTGGTGAGCTCGGGTGGTCATGGTTTTTGCGGCATAGGGCGCAAGCGCCTACTGAATATTTTGCAAGAGCGTTGTGAACAACTCGGTGTGAACCTGGTATTTGAGACTGAAGTGGAAGATGATCAAGTTCTTGCACTTCAGTATGATGCCGATCTGGTGATCGCCAGTGATGGTTTAAATAGCCGCATACGCAGTCGCTATCAAAGCAGTTTTCAGCCAGACATAGATACCAGAAAATGTCGTTTCATTTGGCTAGGCACCAAAAAATTGTTTTCTGCATTTAGCTTTGCCTTTGAAGAAACGCCGCATGGCTGGTTTCAGGCGCATGCCTATCAATATGATGGTGACACTGCCACCTTTATCATAGAGACGCCCGAAGACGTGTGGTTAAGGGCGGGTTTGGATAAAATGAGTCAGTCTGAAACCCTGGCATTTTGTGAGAACTTATTCGCTAAATATCTCGATGGCCATGCCTTGATGAGTAATGCAGCTCATCAACGCGGCTCTTTAAGTTGGATTAAATTTCCGCGCATTATCTGTAAAAATTGGGTGCATACGAATACGCTCAATGGCAAAGCTGTGCCGGTAGTATTGATGGGCGACGCTGCCCATACCGCACATTTCTCTATAGGCTCGGGCACTAAACTGGCGCTGGAAGATGCGATAGAATTGGCCGCCAGCTTTGCGCAGCATGGTAGCGCAGCTATAGCTGACGTCTTGCCTGCCGTATTAGCCGCGTATCAGGAGATACGCAGCATAGAAGTGCTGAAAATTCAAAGTGCGGCGCGCAACTCTATGGAGTGGTTTGAAAACGTAGGGCGTTACACCGCAATGCAAGCGCAGCAGTTTGCCTACTCTATGCTGACGCGCAGCCAACGCCTCTCGCATGAAAATTTGCGGGTGCGCGATCCCGGGTATGTGCGCAGCTTTGAGCAGTGGATAGCCGAGCATGCTTATGCGCATGCTGGCCTGCCTTTGCCCGACACCAAGAGCACGATTCCGCCTATGCTGACGCCGTTTAAGTTGCGCGGCGTGCTGCTGAAAAACCGTATCGTGGTTTCGCCCATGGCGCAATATTCGGCCGTAGACGGGCTAGTGGGCGACTACCATCTAGTGCATTTAGGAGCGCGCGCCATGGGCGGCGCTGCCTTGGTGTTTGCCGAGATGACTTGCGTCTCGGCCGAGGCGCGCATCACGTCGGCCTGTCCCGGCCTGTATCGCCCCGAGCATACGCAAGCCTGGCGCCGTATCGTGGATTTTGTGCATCAACATACCGACGCCAAGATAGGGATGCAACTTGGGCATGCCGGTGCCAAGGGCTCGACCCGCCCAGCCCACGAAGGCATAGATCAGCCTCTGGCTGAGGGCAATTGGCCTTTGATTTCGGCCTCGCCGCAGCAATACTTGCCAGGCATATCGCAGACCGCACGCGCCGCTAGCCGTGCCGACCTGAATCAGGTGCTGAATGATTTTGTGTGCGCCACCAAAGCGGCTGCACTCGCCGGGTTTGACTGGTTAGAGCTACATTGCGCGCATGGTTATCTGCTATCAAGCTTTATCTCTCCCCTGACTAATCAACGTGAGGATGAATATGGTGGTTCGCTAGACAATCGCTGCCGTTTTCCGCTGCAAGTGTTTAAGGCGATCCGCGCCGTCTGGTCGGCCGATAAACCGATCAGCGTCAGAATCTCGGCGCACGATTGGGTCGCGGGCGGTATCACGCCCGACCACGCGGTGCAGATCGCCAGGCTGTTTAAAGATGCGGGTGCCGACATGATAGATTGCTCGTCTGGCCAGGTCAGTAAGCAAGAGCAACCGGTGTATGGCCGCATGTTCCAGACCCCGTTTGCCGATCGCATCCGCAACGAGGCGCAGATAGCAACGATCGCGGTCGGTTCTATCTTTGAGGCGGATCACGCCAACAGCATTATCGCTGCTGGGCGTGCCGATCTGTGTGCGATTGCGCGGCCGCATCTGGCCGACCCGGCATGGACACTGCATGAGGCGGCGAAACTCGGATTTAGCGAAATTGCGTGGCCGCAGCAATACCTGGCGGGCAAACAGCAATTGGAAAGAAATCTGCAACGTGAGCGGCAAATCAATGCTGCCAATAGTGCGCTGACACCGCAGCAAATCGCAGCTAAATTACTCGAAGGCTAAAGCGCATGCCAATCAATTCTCTCCCTGTCACTGCGCTCTCGCACGGCGCTCTCGTTGGCAAGCATGCGCTGGTCACTGGTGGCGCGCAGGGCATAGGTCTTGCCATCGCCAAAAGCTTGTTGCTGCAAGCGGCTAGTGTGACCATCGCAGGCCGTACCGAGGCCAGTCTACAGGCTGCCGTGCTGGCCTTACAAGATGCGGTGCAGGCGGATGCCTGCTTGGGCTATGTGCAGCTCGATGTCAGTGATGCCGCCAGCGTCGCGTTAGCTGTGGCCGCCGCAACGCAGGCGCGTGGCAGTATCGATATTCTGATCAATAATGCCGGCCAGGCTGCGGCTGCGCCTTTTCTTAAAACCGATGCCGAGCTTTGGCAGCGTATGTTAGCTGTCAATCTGACCGGCAGTTTTCATTGTACGCAGGCGGTCTTGCCGGCGATGTTGCAAGCAGGCTGGGGGCGCATCGTCAACCTGGTCAGTACCGCCGGATTAAAGGGCTACGCCTACGTCACGGCCTACTGCGCTGCCAAACATGGCGTGATCGGTTTGACGCGCGCCTTGGCGCTAGAAGTGGCGACTAAGGGAGTGACCGTGAACGCGGTTTGCCCCGGTTATACCGAGACTGACTTGCTGCAACAGGCGCTGGAAAACATCGTCGCCAAGACTGGACGCAGTGAGCAAGAGGCGAAGGCTGAGTTGGGCGCGGCCAATCCACAGCAGCGCCTGGTGCAGCCCGATGAGGTGGCCAATGCCGTGCTGTGGTTGTGTCTACCGCAGTCGGCGGCGATGAATGGCCAGGCGATTGCGGTTGCCGGTGGCGAAATCTGATGTCTAAGCTTAGCTATTGTCGATTTTAGGGGAGTATAGTGAAAAACATAGTCGATAGCGCACGTATTCATTGGGCGATGAAAA from Undibacterium parvum includes these protein-coding regions:
- the guaB gene encoding IMP dehydrogenase, with the translated sequence MRLLQKALTFDDVLLVPAYSNILPKDTSLATNLTRNIKLNIPLVSAAMDTVTEARLAIAMAQEGGIGIIHKNLTPKEQAREVAKVKRFESGVLRDPITIPPTTKIRDVIALSQQYGISGFPVVEGKTVVGIITNRDLRFEQELDAEVRAKMTPRDKLVFVTEGADLAEAKRLMNKHRLERVLVVDDAFELRGLITVKDIQKSTEHPFASKDDQGKLRVGAAVGVGADNDERIDLLAKAGVDVIVVDTAHGHSKGVLDRVRWVKTKYPHIEVIGGNIATAAAALALVEHGADAVKVGIGPGSICTTRIVAGVGVPQITAIANVANALKGTGVPCIADGGVRFSGDVAKALAAGASTVMMGSIFAGTEEAPGEVILFQGRSYKSYRGMGSLGAMADGSADRYFQDATNNADKLVPEGIEGRVAYKGSVLAIIYQLVGGVRSSMGYCGCASIEELRTKAEFVEITSAGMRESHVHDVQITKEAPNYHAE
- a CDS encoding sensor domain-containing diguanylate cyclase → MTVQLERSNPATVLTVTAAYEALLSEKYEARIRRIERLGVKLFGVANCLVSLGDLSDRAYHGEHSMNALEAMFCDGLAVPDEILVVNDATLDAKLALNRFVAGAPHIRFYAAHPILDSSRNIIGCVSLIDYLPREFDDENRQIFADLLVMVERELLMLSMYKIQVDLIKQNRNLKRDSLIDPILGTWNKGAIVRSLRIEMERCNKAEKPLALLVVSLDQIATILAAHGTAIGDMVLVKMISRIRSCIRPFDALGRFGNDVFLMVLPGASRLVATAVAERIRLTIMSNPEEIDEASVPLTISAGIVSTDTFPDAEPEILISYAEKALLSAKTAGNNRVVSAMVEQPDIII
- the guaA gene encoding glutamine-hydrolyzing GMP synthase; the encoded protein is MHSKILILDFGSQVTQLIARRVRDSGVFSEVFPYDVSDEFIRNYGASGIILSGGPSSVTEGDTPRAPVAVFDAGVPVLGICYGMQTMAEQLGGKVENGKVREFGYAEVRARGHTSLLNGINDFVTAEGHGMLKVWMSHGDKVIDMPAGFKLMASTDNCPIAAMADEERRFYAVQFHPEVTHTVQGEAIIGRFVHEICGCKSDWNMPDYIAEAVASIRAQVGDDEVILGLSGGVDSSVAAALIHRAIGDKLTCVFVDHGLLRLDEGKMVMEMFSKNLGVKVIQVNAEQQFMGHLAGVTDPEAKRKIIGREFVEVFQVESAKLSNAKWLAQGTIYPDVIESAGKGKKGHTIKSHHNVGGLPDTLNLKLLEPLRELFKDEVRKLGVALGLPHGMVYRHPFPGPGLGVRILGEVKKEFADLLRRADAIFIEELRNTLVDTAAADSKLNWYDATSQAFAVFLPVKSVGVMGDGRTYEYVVALRAVQTLDFMTAQWAHLPHDLLGKVSNRIINEVRGINRVVYDISGKPPATIEWE
- the queE gene encoding 7-carboxy-7-deazaguanine synthase, coding for MTYSIKESFYTLQGEGNHAGRPAVFCRFTGCNLWSGREEDRSSAVCQFCDTDFVGVNGEGGGKFKTALALAERINSLWPTSYPQTKYVVFTGGEPLLQLDANLIKAMHQFGFEIAIETNGTLPVPEGVDWVCVSPKMGSKLVVLKGSELKVVIPQLGQPMSEYASLDFEHFFVQAMDGPLQADNLRLAIDYCKAHPQWKLSVQTHKLLQIP
- the queD gene encoding 6-carboxytetrahydropterin synthase QueD, with the protein product MLTITRKVEFDTGHRIPDHNSQCRNLHGHRYTLLITLTGDVVEKDGESDNGMIMDFGDIKALANQYLVDLWDHAFIVYEKDSVVREFLESMPNHKTVVIDRVPTVENLAKIAFDILKNVYHDRYGRHMSLSKVTLYETPNCWAEIDA
- the tadA gene encoding tRNA adenosine(34) deaminase TadA, producing MTDLDFMAEAYLEAQKARAAGEVPVGAVIVKDGVVIARGYNHPIGKHDPTAHAEIVALRAAAQLLGNYRLPGCELFVTLEPCMMCAGAMMHARLARVVYGASDPKTGVCGSVLNLFEQEKLNHHTALDAGVMADQCSQMLKDFFASRRLALAEKKKFALNALNIASADTLLPSEDLK
- a CDS encoding LD-carboxypeptidase translates to MKISLAKGLPENPGIAIVAVSGCALDGIAVERGLQLLRERGFVVHNYYDHAQIYQRFGATDVQRLDQLHAAIDNPDVQIVMALRGSYGLSRLLPHIDYKKIAESKKYLVGHSDFNALQLAMLAKTDTSSFCGPMLCDDFSREDISTYTHQQFFDCIKNTQHEIYFEDAESIDLEVSGRLWGGNLAMLCHLLGTEYFPRIDDGILFVEDIAEHPFRVERMMLQLHYSGVLQRQKAIVFGNFSAYKLAAHDNGYDFEQMIGYLRSVLSVPIITGLPFGHIKEKASLVMGSDAQLLVSAGRVRLAMAY
- a CDS encoding AMP-binding protein, translating into MTSETRPKSAHLDSFAYNHLPPRVLWPDLIFTLPQLHYPERLNCVSELLGKMDQPELRDRVAIRTYTESWTYARLIASVNQIAHVLQQDMQLVPGKRVLLRGANNPMMAACTLAVLKAGCIAVPTMPLLRAKELGVIVAKAEISAALCSASLRDEMVFVEENSSHLKQVIYFNETGETGETGETGETSLESLMQSKSIEFAAVDTLAEDICLISFTSGTTGMPKGTMHFHRDLLAICDCFPRSVLATQSDDVFIGTPPLAFTFGLGGLLLFPLRVGASTVLLEKLTPETLLKGIADFGATICFTAPTFYRQMAVLAKSFDLTRLQKTVSAGEALPVSTREAWQQATGLVMIDGIGATEMLHIFISAAGEQVRSGATGKVIPGYQACVLDETGNVLGPGLVGRLAVKGPTGCRYLADTRQANYVCNGWNLTGDSYQMDVDGYFWYRARSDDMIISAGYNIAGPEVEEIVLMHAAVAECAVVGLPDEERGQKVTAFVVLKPDQIASPELIKQIQDLVKDTIAPYKYPRAIEFCSSLPRTETGKIQRFKLRQIGLAKASIV
- a CDS encoding bifunctional salicylyl-CoA 5-hydroxylase/oxidoreductase yields the protein MNILCIGGGPAGLYFSLLMKQQNPAHQITVVERNRPYDTFGWGVVFSDQTLANLVNADAPTARAILQAFNHWDDIDVHFKGQVVSSGGHGFCGIGRKRLLNILQERCEQLGVNLVFETEVEDDQVLALQYDADLVIASDGLNSRIRSRYQSSFQPDIDTRKCRFIWLGTKKLFSAFSFAFEETPHGWFQAHAYQYDGDTATFIIETPEDVWLRAGLDKMSQSETLAFCENLFAKYLDGHALMSNAAHQRGSLSWIKFPRIICKNWVHTNTLNGKAVPVVLMGDAAHTAHFSIGSGTKLALEDAIELAASFAQHGSAAIADVLPAVLAAYQEIRSIEVLKIQSAARNSMEWFENVGRYTAMQAQQFAYSMLTRSQRLSHENLRVRDPGYVRSFEQWIAEHAYAHAGLPLPDTKSTIPPMLTPFKLRGVLLKNRIVVSPMAQYSAVDGLVGDYHLVHLGARAMGGAALVFAEMTCVSAEARITSACPGLYRPEHTQAWRRIVDFVHQHTDAKIGMQLGHAGAKGSTRPAHEGIDQPLAEGNWPLISASPQQYLPGISQTARAASRADLNQVLNDFVCATKAAALAGFDWLELHCAHGYLLSSFISPLTNQREDEYGGSLDNRCRFPLQVFKAIRAVWSADKPISVRISAHDWVAGGITPDHAVQIARLFKDAGADMIDCSSGQVSKQEQPVYGRMFQTPFADRIRNEAQIATIAVGSIFEADHANSIIAAGRADLCAIARPHLADPAWTLHEAAKLGFSEIAWPQQYLAGKQQLERNLQRERQINAANSALTPQQIAAKLLEG